One Silene latifolia isolate original U9 population chromosome 4, ASM4854445v1, whole genome shotgun sequence DNA segment encodes these proteins:
- the LOC141651217 gene encoding uncharacterized protein LOC141651217 yields the protein MGFSEKDLQKKTIPLFGFSGETANSLGDIVIPTYVGGVNKQIRYLVIDGPSTYIVILGRPWLHQMKAVPSTYHECKKFPTPWGVETIRGAQEEARGCYKKALKCTTSPPA from the coding sequence atgggattcagcgagaaggacttGCAGAAGAAAACCATCCCGCTATTTGGCTTCAGCGGGGAGACAGCCAACTCACTAGGCGatatagtcatcccaacctatgtaggAGGGGTCAACAAGCAAATTAGGTATCTGGTTATAGATGGACCCTCCACCTACATCGTcattctgggaagaccctggctGCACCaaatgaaagcagtcccctcaacatatcatgaATGCAAAAAATTCCCCACTCCATGGGGGGTAGAAACAATACGAGGAGCTcaagaggaagctagaggctgctacaagaaaGCACTAAAGTGCACCACCAGTCCTCCAGCATAA